One genomic window of Etheostoma spectabile isolate EspeVRDwgs_2016 chromosome 7, UIUC_Espe_1.0, whole genome shotgun sequence includes the following:
- the LOC116692248 gene encoding cyclin-dependent kinase 16 isoform X5 gives MDMSGTPQGGSARAPRGGDSKMGEVRMGEGIRMGERDTPLRLSPFRMLRVLDSCRPPGNRIGIVHENVKMGSDGESDQASGTSSDEVQSPVRVRMRNNHHRRISNEDINKRLSLPADIRLPEGYLEKFAMNSPPFDKPMSRRLRRASLSEIGFGKLETYIKLDKLGEGTYATVFKGRSKLTDNLVALKEIRLEHEEGAPCTAIREVSLLKDLKHANIVTLHDIIHTDKCLTLVFEYLEKDLKQYMDDCGSIMSVHNVKIFLFQLLRGLAYCHRRKVLHRDLKPQNLLINEKGELKLADFGLARAKSVPTKTYSNEVVTLWYRPPDVLLGTTEYSTPIDMWGVGCIFYEMITGRPLFPGSTVEDELHLIFRILGTPTEETWPGITTSEEFKTYNFPQYHAEPLVNHAPRIDNDGHNLLSMLLQFEAKRRVSAEDALRHSYFKCFGEQVQTLADTASIFSVKGIQLQKDPGKRSSVHPESTMAHKLGSAPSQYFQREAANPRAQSHNLSSTSTG, from the exons ATGGATATGTCAGGCACCCCCCAAGGGGGCTCTGCACGGGCTCCCAGAGGTGGAGACTCAAAGATGGGGGAGGTTAGAATGGGAGAGGGGATAAGAATGGGGGAGAGAGACACCCCTCTCAGGCTGTCACCTTTCCGTATGCTTCGTGTGCTGGACTCATGTCGTCCTCCAGGAAACCGTATTG GTATTGTTCATGAGAATGTGAAGATGGGTTCCGATGGGGAGAGCGACCAGGCATCTGGGACGTCTTCTGATGAGGTCCAGAGTCCAGTCAGGGTCCGTATGAGGAATAACCACCATCGACGCATCTCTAATGAG gACATAAACAAACGTTTGTCTCTCCCAGCTGATATCAGGCTACCGGAGGGCTACTTGGAGAAGTTTGCCATGAACAGCCCACCCTTTGACAAGCCCATGAGCCGCAGGCTACGGCGCGCTTCATTG TCTGAAATTGGCTTTGGGAAACTTGAGACCTACATCAAACTGGACAAACTAGGGGAG GGGACCTATGCTACAGTGTTTAAGGGGCGAAGCAAGTTAACAGACAACTTGGTAGCTCTGAAGGAGATCCGACTGGAGCATGAGGAGGGTGCGCCCTGCACAGCTATCCGGGAAG TGTCTCTACTGAAAGACTTGAAGCACGCAAATATTGTCACCCTCCATGACATTATCCACACTGACAAGTGCCTGACACTCGTGTTTGAATACCTG GAAAAAGATCTGAAGCAGTACATGGATGACTGTGGGAGCATCATGAGTGTTCACAATGTTAAG ATATTCCTATTCCAGCTGTTAAGGGGTCTGGCGTACTGCCACAGAAGAAAGGTCCTCCACAGAGACCTCAAACCCCAGAACCTGCTCATCAATGAAAAAGGAGAGCTCAAACTGGCAGACTTTG GTTTGGCACGAGCAAAGTCTGTTCCAACAAAGACCTACTCCAATGAAGTCGTGACATTATGGTACCGGCCACCAGATGTGCTTCTCGGAACTACTGAGTACTCTACACCCATTGATATGTG GGGTGTGGGCTGCATCTTTTATGAAATGATCACTGGCAGACCTCTCTTCCCTGGATCAACTGTGGAGGATGAGCTTCACCTCATATTCCGCATCCTCG GCACTCCTACAGAAGAGACTTGGCCTGGTATCACCACCAGTGAAGAGTTTAAGACGTACAATTTCCCCCAATACCACGCTGAGCCCCTCGTCAACCATGCACCCAG GATAGACAACGATGGTCACAACTTGCTCTCAATGCTTCTACAG TTTGAGGCTAAGAGACGGGTATCAGCCGAGGATGCTCTCAGACACtcatatttcaaatgttttgggGAGCAGGTTCAAACCCTGGCTGACA CTGCATCCATCTTCTCTGTAAAAGGCATTCAGCTCCAGAAGGATCCAGGGAAGAGATCCTCAGTCCACCCAGAGTCAA CAATGGCTCATAAGCTAGGCTCTGCACCCTCGCAGTACTTCCAGAGAGAAGCAGCCAATCCCAGGGCTCAGAGTCACAATCTCTCCTCCACTTCCACTGGCTGA
- the LOC116692248 gene encoding cyclin-dependent kinase 17 isoform X8 has product MDRMKIIKRRLSMSLRSARPVDDSLSELAEQMALDEPSAARENGIVHENVKMGSDGESDQASGTSSDEVQSPVRVRMRNNHHRRISNEDINKRLSLPADIRLPEGYLEKFAMNSPPFDKPMSRRLRRASLSEIGFGKLETYIKLDKLGEGTYATVFKGRSKLTDNLVALKEIRLEHEEGAPCTAIREVSLLKDLKHANIVTLHDIIHTDKCLTLVFEYLEKDLKQYMDDCGSIMSVHNVKIFLFQLLRGLAYCHRRKVLHRDLKPQNLLINEKGELKLADFGLARAKSVPTKTYSNEVVTLWYRPPDVLLGTTEYSTPIDMWGVGCIFYEMITGRPLFPGSTVEDELHLIFRILGTPTEETWPGITTSEEFKTYNFPQYHAEPLVNHAPRIDNDGHNLLSMLLQFEAKRRVSAEDALRHSYFKCFGEQVQTLADTASIFSVKGIQLQKDPGKRSSVHPESTQGRSRRQSVLF; this is encoded by the exons GTATTGTTCATGAGAATGTGAAGATGGGTTCCGATGGGGAGAGCGACCAGGCATCTGGGACGTCTTCTGATGAGGTCCAGAGTCCAGTCAGGGTCCGTATGAGGAATAACCACCATCGACGCATCTCTAATGAG gACATAAACAAACGTTTGTCTCTCCCAGCTGATATCAGGCTACCGGAGGGCTACTTGGAGAAGTTTGCCATGAACAGCCCACCCTTTGACAAGCCCATGAGCCGCAGGCTACGGCGCGCTTCATTG TCTGAAATTGGCTTTGGGAAACTTGAGACCTACATCAAACTGGACAAACTAGGGGAG GGGACCTATGCTACAGTGTTTAAGGGGCGAAGCAAGTTAACAGACAACTTGGTAGCTCTGAAGGAGATCCGACTGGAGCATGAGGAGGGTGCGCCCTGCACAGCTATCCGGGAAG TGTCTCTACTGAAAGACTTGAAGCACGCAAATATTGTCACCCTCCATGACATTATCCACACTGACAAGTGCCTGACACTCGTGTTTGAATACCTG GAAAAAGATCTGAAGCAGTACATGGATGACTGTGGGAGCATCATGAGTGTTCACAATGTTAAG ATATTCCTATTCCAGCTGTTAAGGGGTCTGGCGTACTGCCACAGAAGAAAGGTCCTCCACAGAGACCTCAAACCCCAGAACCTGCTCATCAATGAAAAAGGAGAGCTCAAACTGGCAGACTTTG GTTTGGCACGAGCAAAGTCTGTTCCAACAAAGACCTACTCCAATGAAGTCGTGACATTATGGTACCGGCCACCAGATGTGCTTCTCGGAACTACTGAGTACTCTACACCCATTGATATGTG GGGTGTGGGCTGCATCTTTTATGAAATGATCACTGGCAGACCTCTCTTCCCTGGATCAACTGTGGAGGATGAGCTTCACCTCATATTCCGCATCCTCG GCACTCCTACAGAAGAGACTTGGCCTGGTATCACCACCAGTGAAGAGTTTAAGACGTACAATTTCCCCCAATACCACGCTGAGCCCCTCGTCAACCATGCACCCAG GATAGACAACGATGGTCACAACTTGCTCTCAATGCTTCTACAG TTTGAGGCTAAGAGACGGGTATCAGCCGAGGATGCTCTCAGACACtcatatttcaaatgttttgggGAGCAGGTTCAAACCCTGGCTGACA CTGCATCCATCTTCTCTGTAAAAGGCATTCAGCTCCAGAAGGATCCAGGGAAGAGATCCTCAGTCCACCCAGAGTCAA cccaGGGGAGGAGCAGGAGGCAGAGTGTGTTGTTTTAG
- the LOC116692248 gene encoding cyclin-dependent kinase 17 isoform X7 gives MDRMKIIKRRLSMSLRSARPVDDSLSELAEQMALDEPSAARENGIVHENVKMGSDGESDQASGTSSDEVQSPVRVRMRNNHHRRISNEDINKRLSLPADIRLPEGYLEKFAMNSPPFDKPMSRRLRRASLSEIGFGKLETYIKLDKLGEGTYATVFKGRSKLTDNLVALKEIRLEHEEGAPCTAIREVSLLKDLKHANIVTLHDIIHTDKCLTLVFEYLEKDLKQYMDDCGSIMSVHNVKIFLFQLLRGLAYCHRRKVLHRDLKPQNLLINEKGELKLADFGLARAKSVPTKTYSNEVVTLWYRPPDVLLGTTEYSTPIDMWGVGCIFYEMITGRPLFPGSTVEDELHLIFRILGTPTEETWPGITTSEEFKTYNFPQYHAEPLVNHAPRIDNDGHNLLSMLLQFEAKRRVSAEDALRHSYFKCFGEQVQTLADTASIFSVKGIQLQKDPGKRSSVHPESTMAHKLGSAPSQYFQREAANPRAQSHNLSSTSTG, from the exons GTATTGTTCATGAGAATGTGAAGATGGGTTCCGATGGGGAGAGCGACCAGGCATCTGGGACGTCTTCTGATGAGGTCCAGAGTCCAGTCAGGGTCCGTATGAGGAATAACCACCATCGACGCATCTCTAATGAG gACATAAACAAACGTTTGTCTCTCCCAGCTGATATCAGGCTACCGGAGGGCTACTTGGAGAAGTTTGCCATGAACAGCCCACCCTTTGACAAGCCCATGAGCCGCAGGCTACGGCGCGCTTCATTG TCTGAAATTGGCTTTGGGAAACTTGAGACCTACATCAAACTGGACAAACTAGGGGAG GGGACCTATGCTACAGTGTTTAAGGGGCGAAGCAAGTTAACAGACAACTTGGTAGCTCTGAAGGAGATCCGACTGGAGCATGAGGAGGGTGCGCCCTGCACAGCTATCCGGGAAG TGTCTCTACTGAAAGACTTGAAGCACGCAAATATTGTCACCCTCCATGACATTATCCACACTGACAAGTGCCTGACACTCGTGTTTGAATACCTG GAAAAAGATCTGAAGCAGTACATGGATGACTGTGGGAGCATCATGAGTGTTCACAATGTTAAG ATATTCCTATTCCAGCTGTTAAGGGGTCTGGCGTACTGCCACAGAAGAAAGGTCCTCCACAGAGACCTCAAACCCCAGAACCTGCTCATCAATGAAAAAGGAGAGCTCAAACTGGCAGACTTTG GTTTGGCACGAGCAAAGTCTGTTCCAACAAAGACCTACTCCAATGAAGTCGTGACATTATGGTACCGGCCACCAGATGTGCTTCTCGGAACTACTGAGTACTCTACACCCATTGATATGTG GGGTGTGGGCTGCATCTTTTATGAAATGATCACTGGCAGACCTCTCTTCCCTGGATCAACTGTGGAGGATGAGCTTCACCTCATATTCCGCATCCTCG GCACTCCTACAGAAGAGACTTGGCCTGGTATCACCACCAGTGAAGAGTTTAAGACGTACAATTTCCCCCAATACCACGCTGAGCCCCTCGTCAACCATGCACCCAG GATAGACAACGATGGTCACAACTTGCTCTCAATGCTTCTACAG TTTGAGGCTAAGAGACGGGTATCAGCCGAGGATGCTCTCAGACACtcatatttcaaatgttttgggGAGCAGGTTCAAACCCTGGCTGACA CTGCATCCATCTTCTCTGTAAAAGGCATTCAGCTCCAGAAGGATCCAGGGAAGAGATCCTCAGTCCACCCAGAGTCAA CAATGGCTCATAAGCTAGGCTCTGCACCCTCGCAGTACTTCCAGAGAGAAGCAGCCAATCCCAGGGCTCAGAGTCACAATCTCTCCTCCACTTCCACTGGCTGA
- the LOC116692248 gene encoding cyclin-dependent kinase 16 isoform X9 codes for MGSDGESDQASGTSSDEVQSPVRVRMRNNHHRRISNEDINKRLSLPADIRLPEGYLEKFAMNSPPFDKPMSRRLRRASLSEIGFGKLETYIKLDKLGEGTYATVFKGRSKLTDNLVALKEIRLEHEEGAPCTAIREVSLLKDLKHANIVTLHDIIHTDKCLTLVFEYLEKDLKQYMDDCGSIMSVHNVKIFLFQLLRGLAYCHRRKVLHRDLKPQNLLINEKGELKLADFGLARAKSVPTKTYSNEVVTLWYRPPDVLLGTTEYSTPIDMWGVGCIFYEMITGRPLFPGSTVEDELHLIFRILGTPTEETWPGITTSEEFKTYNFPQYHAEPLVNHAPRIDNDGHNLLSMLLQFEAKRRVSAEDALRHSYFKCFGEQVQTLADTASIFSVKGIQLQKDPGKRSSVHPESTMAHKLGSAPSQYFQREAANPRAQSHNLSSTSTG; via the exons ATGGGTTCCGATGGGGAGAGCGACCAGGCATCTGGGACGTCTTCTGATGAGGTCCAGAGTCCAGTCAGGGTCCGTATGAGGAATAACCACCATCGACGCATCTCTAATGAG gACATAAACAAACGTTTGTCTCTCCCAGCTGATATCAGGCTACCGGAGGGCTACTTGGAGAAGTTTGCCATGAACAGCCCACCCTTTGACAAGCCCATGAGCCGCAGGCTACGGCGCGCTTCATTG TCTGAAATTGGCTTTGGGAAACTTGAGACCTACATCAAACTGGACAAACTAGGGGAG GGGACCTATGCTACAGTGTTTAAGGGGCGAAGCAAGTTAACAGACAACTTGGTAGCTCTGAAGGAGATCCGACTGGAGCATGAGGAGGGTGCGCCCTGCACAGCTATCCGGGAAG TGTCTCTACTGAAAGACTTGAAGCACGCAAATATTGTCACCCTCCATGACATTATCCACACTGACAAGTGCCTGACACTCGTGTTTGAATACCTG GAAAAAGATCTGAAGCAGTACATGGATGACTGTGGGAGCATCATGAGTGTTCACAATGTTAAG ATATTCCTATTCCAGCTGTTAAGGGGTCTGGCGTACTGCCACAGAAGAAAGGTCCTCCACAGAGACCTCAAACCCCAGAACCTGCTCATCAATGAAAAAGGAGAGCTCAAACTGGCAGACTTTG GTTTGGCACGAGCAAAGTCTGTTCCAACAAAGACCTACTCCAATGAAGTCGTGACATTATGGTACCGGCCACCAGATGTGCTTCTCGGAACTACTGAGTACTCTACACCCATTGATATGTG GGGTGTGGGCTGCATCTTTTATGAAATGATCACTGGCAGACCTCTCTTCCCTGGATCAACTGTGGAGGATGAGCTTCACCTCATATTCCGCATCCTCG GCACTCCTACAGAAGAGACTTGGCCTGGTATCACCACCAGTGAAGAGTTTAAGACGTACAATTTCCCCCAATACCACGCTGAGCCCCTCGTCAACCATGCACCCAG GATAGACAACGATGGTCACAACTTGCTCTCAATGCTTCTACAG TTTGAGGCTAAGAGACGGGTATCAGCCGAGGATGCTCTCAGACACtcatatttcaaatgttttgggGAGCAGGTTCAAACCCTGGCTGACA CTGCATCCATCTTCTCTGTAAAAGGCATTCAGCTCCAGAAGGATCCAGGGAAGAGATCCTCAGTCCACCCAGAGTCAA CAATGGCTCATAAGCTAGGCTCTGCACCCTCGCAGTACTTCCAGAGAGAAGCAGCCAATCCCAGGGCTCAGAGTCACAATCTCTCCTCCACTTCCACTGGCTGA
- the parapinopsina gene encoding parapinopsin a produces the protein MEHLHDGNSSSSHSSVNTELMSRNGYTVLAVIMGVFSVAGITLNVLVIVVTIRHKKLRQPLSYALVNLAICDLGCAVFGGLPTTVTNAMGYFSLGRVGCVLEAFAVSFFGIAGLCTVGVISLERYIVVCYPMGAVLFQTRHAVAGVLLSWLWSFVWNTPPLFGWGSYELEGVKTSCAPNWYSRDVGNMSYIIIYFSFCFAVPFSIIIVSYSRLLWTLHQVTKLQISDAGSTNRVEVQVARMIVVMVLAFLVTWLPYASMALAVIIDSSLYIDPISATIPLYLAKSSTVYNPIIYIFMNRQFRGYTIPIVLCGWNPWSSDSEITEGDSTMASFNKSQRVSTKESLKELK, from the exons ATGGAGCACCTACATGATGGAAACTCCTCATCATCTCACAGCTCAGTCAACACAGAGCTCATGTCTCGGAATGGCTACACAGTACTGGCCGTTATCATGGGGGTGTTCTCTGTGGCGGGGATCACCCTCAATGTCCTGGTGATCGTGGTgacaataagacacaaaaaGCTGAGGCAGCCACTCAGCTATGCCCTGGTGAACTTGGCCATATGTGATCTGGGCTGTGCTGTATTTGGAGGTCTGCCCACCACAGTAACCAATGCCATGGGATACTTTAGCCTGGGACGTGTGGGCTGTGTGTTAGAGGCCTTTGCTGTTTCCTTTTTTG GTATAGCAGGTCTGTGCACAGTGGGAGTTATTTCTCTTGAACGCTACATAGTGGTGTGCTATCCCATGGGTGCTGTCCTGTTCCAGACCAG ACACGCTGTTGCTGGAGTGCTGCTGTCCTGGCTGTGGTCGTTTGTGTGGAACACTCCACCTTTGTTTGGGTGGGGAAGTTATGAGCTGGAGGGCGTGAAGACCTCCTGCGCTCCTAACTGGTACAGCCGGGATGTCGGGAACATGTCCTACATCATCATATACTTTTCATTTTGCTTTGCCGTCCCCTTCTCCATTATCATTGTGTCTTACTCACGACTCTTGTGGACCCTCCACCAG GTGACCAAACTGCAGATTTCTGATGCTGGCAGCACAAATCGTGTGGAGGTGCAAGTGGCACGTATGATAGTGGTGATGGTGTTGGCTTTCCTAGTGACCTGGCTGCCATATGCTTCCATGGCACTGGCTGTCATAATTGACTCAAGTTTATATATTGACCCCATCAGCGCTACCATACCTCTCTACTTGGCTAAAAGCAGCACCGTCTACAACCCCATCATATATATTTTCATGAACAGACAG TTTCGAGGATACACCATTCCCATTGTCCTGTGTGGATGGAACCCGTGGAGCTCAGATTCAGAAATTACTGAAGGAGATAGCACGATGGCTTCTTTCAACAAGAGCCAAAGAGTCTCAACTAAAGAATCTTTGAAAGAATTAAAGTGA